GCGAATCGTGAGGAGGTTCTTCTCTGGCGAGCCCTAACCAGGTAGCTTGAACCCTGTTCCCTTTGCCGGTTGGAGactataattattgtatattgTATCTTTGAGTGCATGTCAAGCTTGATGTGAAACCATAATAACTGTCTAGAATAAGAAaccaatgaaaatgaaattaagttAAGAATAGTGCAACCTCTTCATTGCTAAATACCGCTTGCTGTGTTATATCAGCTTATAATCTACGTGGATTCATGTAAAGTACTATATTCGTATCAATGGTAGAAACCATTAAAAATCTAAGTAATTTTCCAACATTTATGAttcataataaagtaatatcCGACACTAACGTTCAATATTAACTTACTAACAAATACTCGCATATCATTGAGAAATACTTTAAAGAAATAGTCGATTTCATGTACACTTGTTACCATCATACgacattaaaaacaaagctGTATCGGTCATGTAAGATCACATgactaaaataagtaaatgtatTCTTTCCGCTAGTAAAACAATTCGTTCCGATAAGTTACAgcattctattatatttttgagtattCGATAAGTTTCGATAACAAACGTTTTTAAATTGACCTTGTCCTACTATACTTTTTCTGTTATTATCTATATCGTTAAATGCCATGACTTTAACATTTCCTATTATACCATGGTGAAGTATGAAACAATCACCTTATCTAAGGTAGATAGTATGGGCAGTGGCCATTGCGTGGAATCACGACAAACTTAATTAGAAGCAATTACTTAGTAGGAGAAAAGATCGAGGTCGGGCATTGTTCAATACTTATTTACAGAATCCGGTAATTATACAAATCAATATCGTAAAATATGAATGCTTTATGAGGTCACATTCCATAAAAATGTTGGTGATTTGATCCTTGTAAACGAAATTCTGATTGTTCGATCAATTACAATCGTCATTTAATACCTAGGTACCTGACCGTAATAGACCTACATAAAGGTGTTGCATTTTATGCAATAAAAACTGTTGTCAGGAGGCTTTACTTTTAACAAGGTTAATGCACGTTTAAGCTAACGTTACAGTCGTCTTAAGACAGGTTTGTccactttcatttaaaatggaTTAAGAAATTAAGAAGGCTTCACTTATGTGTGAACATTTTGTTAACATTATCTCTTTTTAACATTCGTTAAGTTACTAAAAGTTTATGTTAAAACCAGTTCGCGGCTGAAACGTGCTAATTACGCGCCTATTAAAGGTCTACTTAGTAGTGGACAACACTTTATTGGAAAAttctgtaaaagaaaattttgtccATGAGTAGTGTTTACAagtaaatgaagaaaaaaaataattgctaaaCCATAGCATAACCTAGCGTAGTGAAGTCAACTGTTTCAAGTACAGCTCTACATAAACGCGTTTAATTAGGTATGAATTTACTTTGGCTTAAACATCTCAATCCAAATTTTTTAAACTCAAATCCACACAACATGCTTAGTGTAAAGAATTAAATTCAGCCCCCGATCTtatccaattaaatattttcttgtgcAATTTtagacctattttttttatgaatacggAGTGCAAAATTATTTGTAGCATGCACTATGCAAACAAGATAGATTAAAAAGGacgaaaagtaaaatatttagaataagCCACGCCTCCATATCGAAATTTGGACAAAGAGCACAGTTACAGCCAGTAGTCAGTCAAGTAGAttcagtatttttctttttaatctgaatcgtttttttttgtgtgatctTTTGTCCTATCGTTGGCATTCGTAAAACTCAAATAaaggataaaaaatacattagtaaGGTATaaggaaaacaattaaaagcataaacaatacaattaaaggCCATTTTTTCAGTTCACCAGGGTTTTAACACCTGTACAATTACATCATTTTAAACAATAGCTTcattaattactataaaaaccTTCTTAGAAAGAAGCAGTAGTTTTCACATTTCTTTctagaaaaatatgcattacttaactagctgttgcccccgacttcgtccgcgtggttagaattttcgaacggaagccctcgaagatgaatattttcccccgtttttgccacattttcaattgtatcttcgctcctatgagTTGAGCAgagtgatgttatatagcctaaaacgaatggtctattgaatacaaaaagaacaacaacacaatttgaaccagtagttcctgagataagggcattcaaacaaacaaacaaacaaactctttaactttatatattggtatagatatgTACCTACTTTGCTTAGACGCGATTTTAGAATATCTGTgttcattaaagaaaaactcAAATTACTGTAGATAGACAGGTAATCTATGCTGCTGTagaaatatgtatgtacgtGTTTTGAAATTAACGAGTGACAACATAATATACTTATGTGGCTTCATCATTGATACATCGCTagtgacattaaaattttactactaAGTATCTGTTGGCTAAAAGACGCTTGAGAGTAAATGAGTTCATGTCAGTGACGTAAATAGGCTAAACATTAACATTTGAGGCATGCAGTGTATGTCATTTGGTTATTGGAATCAAATAGGATTTCAGTCATGGTAGTTATACTATCTTCCtacatattttgtatgaattgCTCAACCAAATTACCCGTATGGCCCACCACGACATTCGACGGAACATGGATTTTGAATTCCCTCCATTTCTAAAGTTGAATAATGATTTCGGTCTTTCTGCGTGTTCTTTAGGTATATATACcactaataaataaacctaaGACTTTGGATAAGTTAACTTTTAGATAAGTGTGTAACCGATAAAAAAATCTGCCTCATATCTTCATAACCACgccgacgaagtcgcgggcatcatacagttttaaaacatattacagTATTACTAGAcatctataaatattactttctattaaaattaaacggtgggcgacctaggaagcggtggcgagacgaccttaacgcttaccgcgcaggctggttccatgcggcccagaatagagagtcgtggaaggatttgggggaggcctttgcccagcagtgggacacagtgggctagagaaataaaaaattaaaatgctggATGGATAGGTCTGAATGTACATACgtataatgaattttattgacATTACCAATGACTTCAAATTACTTAAAcatacttttgtttttctaattgCGTATCTTTGCCTTGGTTTTTTGTCGTTAAAACCAAAAGAGAACCTTTCACTATTTCAAGACAACGTCAATTTTTGTTAATACTATCTTTAAACCTTATAAACTAACAAAGTAAAAACTTGTAGTTGGTTAGGTAAAATACAGACAAAAAAGTGAGTACATCACACTGCAGATCACGTGAGCCTATTCAATTAAGCAGAAAATTTGTGACAAACCGATGTTACTAAATAACTGAGTGTCACCTCAACTTACATAATATCGCCGCCTGCTTAGAAAGATACTAAATGCTCTAAATGCACAAGCGTAGGTACATAATGCAATAGCATTTTGCTtcgaaataatattgaaaaacaaaaatcaacaaGTCACTAGGTAAATATTAAGTGAAAAGTACTTTAATGAATCACTTTATcagattttacttttaaagttgAACATTTAATAGGATCGTAAAATGTCCAGTTGATGGTAGTTTTATGGAGtcattgtaaaaattaaataaaaaaagggaaatataaaacaaattgtcaACGAGTTGTCAGATAATTCTATCCTATACTAATGGAACTGGACTACGAGTAGAAATAAAACTGTGAAATAAAGAACCTTCTTCTTGTGTAATAAACTTTGCTTAATCTATCACTTAACTACTTCATCCCTCACACATTAATACCCATAAGATGGAATTTAACACATGCGCTAATTCGTGACACAAGTGGGAGTACGGAGAGGACTTCTAACAATCGATACCTAACGACGCTGTAAAACCGGATCTCTACTGTATCTTGGTTTGGTTCGGTAGTACCACTTTAGGTACCAATGGAGAACCGATTCAAATTTCAATCAGTTTCGGGAGTAGGTAAGCCTGCAAATCTAGTCTCATCCTCTCACAGGCTGTTATGCACTAAATGGAAAGCTAAATTACTTTATCTCAAAGCCTGTCTCACGATACCGTCGAAGcattacaaatagaaaaaataacttagGAAGAAAATGAGTAAAAGACAGATTGATGAAAGATATTGTTCATGAACTACTTTAAAAGAGTGACATATCAGTAATATTGCTTTATtgggtattttatttcatataccGGTGATTTAAAAAAGGCCTTAAGGTCAAGCACGCACAGTTTCACGACAGATATCACGCATTCATGACTGTTGCACTCGCGTTCGCGCTCGCAGGTTTGACAACCTTGAACACTTTCAATAAATCTATGAAAACAACTTGGACTCTCTCTCAACAAACTGTTGGTTAAAATACAAACGTTTTACTCAATGACGAATTGAAAACAAACGGGAATTTTGAAATCTACATTAAAAGGTTATCACATAATCATCATTtggaatcaacaaaatcgtgGAATCCAGATACCTAGCTGTAAAGTACATTTATATAGGTAATTCAAACTACTGCAGATAATTAAACGGTTTCACAAAACTGAAAATTCCATAGGTGACGACAGAAAAAAACAAGCAGAAGAATACCTATGAGTGAATCTATCACGGATccacgattttaattaaatgctatGTTTCATCTGAGCAATCATTCTTGAGTTTTTTTCTGAAATCACTGCTGCATAACTATTGGTCAATCTTTCATTAATGTATCTCTAAACAAATcaacttgatttatttttttcgacCATAATTGTGGCATAAGAAATAATCTTGTCAAAAGGACGCACAAACCTTGATAATCCCGAAACTCAAGTCGACTagattacaaaattacattttttcttgTTTGCTTTGTGGTTTTAGTAAcgttattaacatttattttattgttgttgtttcattttaatttttctaccATGCTTCGAGTTTTGAATGCCGCGGCATGTCCTTCCCGCCAAAAACAAAGTCATATATTTATTGCCAGTATCACTTAGGGTCCTAGTTGCGAGAAATAcctattacaattttattgatggataatttaacataacatcttacagtaaaaacattttgttttaaaattattaattagaaatataatagtCAGTCTAGACTCGATTATAGATTTggtccaatattttttaactagaaGCACTGCCCACCACACCCTAACTTAATTTGACATTGACAGTCGCTTGCAAACGAAGTTGTTTTGACGTTTCAAGCCTAACAGATTTACTcttcaagtttaaattaaattaaaaaatatttaaagctcCATGTTTTGATTCTCCCAAAAAATGAATATTCTAGAAACTCTTATAAATGCATCTGAAAAAGCTGCATGTGTGGCACGGTCTTGTTGTTCAGGATCATCAAATGAAGTCTTACTGGTTGCAGAAAAATTCGAAAACGAAGCAAACGCTCGCTTTGAAAGAGATTTTAAGACTATCGCCGATGTTTTAGCCCAGGAAGCAGCTAGGGCTGAAATAGCATGCCATTTTCCTGAGCTTGCCGCCCATGTTAGAGGCGAGGAGTGTTCAGAAATCGGAGGAGTGAAGATAACAATATGTGATGAAGTTGAACAAACCGCAGATGTTCTACGAACGTTAGTAGCGCCGGCGGTCGCTAAACGGATGGCAGAAGCAGCTCACTGCAGCACCAAGCACACATTCTGTGACAACTTGCCTAAAGATTTGTTGCAGATCAACACCTCTGACATAGGCATCTGGATTGATCCTAttggtaaatacttttttttaatactaaacttCTTCTCTCTTTTCTTAAGATTATTTTGCTGAAGTCTTAATAACATGATTGTATTAATACTCCACTCCTAACTATTTCAGATGCAACTGCAGAATTCATAGCTGGTGTCCGTGGTGAGGCTGATGCTGACCATGGTCTACCATGTGTGACAGTTCTTATTGGGGCTTATATCAGGTCTACTGGAGAGCCAATAGTAGGAGTCATCAACCAACCATTTTATGACAAGTAGGTATCCATTCCAATGCACATAATTCATATATACTGAatgaaaaaaaggtatttactGATTGTCAATATCTACCAGCACTAATAAATACATAGCATTTGATGACCAAATGCATCCAAGCCAAAGTTGATACCAAATACAGTCTTAAAAATTGTGTTTCCTTAGATGAATTAATGACAGcttttttactaactttttaaacaattaaacaaaattactttggTTTTCAGTGGGAAAGGTCGAGTCTTATGGGGCCTCAACTATAAGGATACCAAAAAGTGGGGAGGCAGTAAcattccaaaaacaaaacaaaacaacataatattaatgaGTGCGGCAGAGAAGCCTGAAATccttaataaatttaagaataatGGCTGGGAAGTGAAATCTTTACCAGGAGCAGGGCACAAGCTGTTAAAAGTTGCCACAGGTAAATTAAGTTCTCTTAATTCCTTAAGAACCAAATTAGCCACAAACCGAATGAATTTGTGAAAGAGGTTAAGgtttatctaaatttaatttttttgaggATTAGGTATATATTAACCATGATGACACTGacaaaggttaaaaaaaatattctatttcatgcttcctttttattgaattggatttattagtataaaaaaacactatgaTTTCAGGTGAAGCTGCAGCATACATAGTTTCTCAAGGAACTACATTCCGGTGGGACACATGTGCTCCACACTCTATCCTCAGAGCTAAAGGAGGTGACCTCATCACTTACTCCTCACACATTCCTATCTCATACAATGATGAAATTTCTATTGACACTCAGCAATACAGTAACAAAGAAGGTATTATAGCCTACAGTGATGAAGCTGTGttagacaaaattaaaaacgtcCTTAAAGGTTAAGGTATGACCCTCcctataatatatgtagaaaaCAATGCCATAAACATGGTATAAAAAAGTGATTCTAAAATCATCCATGACTAGAAATCTCTATTCAGCCTTAAAGTGAATTTGTGATCCAATAGTAATTATCACcttattttatgatattgtcatttgtattttctataaataattaatttccttcTATTGATGTAATAATCTTAAGTGTATGTGTTCAAAATGTATCTTTACTTATCTTCTTACTAAACATATAcatgttaatgtaattttataagatTGTATCTAGTCAGTAccaaatacttataattataatttttaaagatcTCTTTTGTGCATGTTATAAATTCATTATGAGGTATTGTATTGTTGTAATCATAAATGTGTACtatgtttaaataatcttttatttacataaacttaaTTACTTGATTCTGAGTCTGATGAGCTCTTTTtacttttcttcttcttcttctttttactttttttatccttcttttcttttttcttaatttttcctgctattgttttatctttttcttctttctccTCCTAAAATTATACCAGAAGTAAAGTATAGCCACTCCAAAAACTACATAATCATAGTGTGACAAGATaggttaaaaattaacattgtttACCCTTTCTAGGTACCTAAACAAAAGGTCCTAAAAAGTTGAAAGAAATTTGtccttctttaaaaataaaattacgacaAAATCACAAAGGTTGTGCATACTAAAGattacattttgttgtttttcattttccacAATACATAGAAATCTATTGCTGGCTTCTAAATTATggtatataagtataatatgtatataccATACTCATTTGTGTGGCTTCCTATAAAAATGAATCAGAACATTTTTATTCTACATCACTGTTATTATTTTCCACTTTTTCATTTCAAGACACTCAGGCAAAATGATATGTGGAAGAAAcctgttaattttcttttattacctCTTTGATCACCTCCTTCACCACAGTCTCAGTTCTGGGTATTAGCTGAGGTGCACAGCCTTCCATTCTTATAGCAGCTGTCACTTCATCAACTTTACTCATGTCAGCATTGGGTGCATTGTACTGCTCGCAATGATCCACTCTGATTGTACGGCCTAAGATCTGAAGCGAAAATTTTGCATGTACTTTCAagtatttgaaacatttttcatcTACACAGAAAGACAgaaatttaacaataatgtattacattttacacattcaagttttaaagtaacataaatttacttttaatacatttaatgcACAAACTTACTTTGATTCCATTTAAGTTATCTACAGCTAAGATTGTAGACCGTTGATCTTCATAACATATAAACGAAAAGCCTCTAGATCTTCCGGTAGCTTTATCTCGCACTAAATTTATATTGACTATTTCACCATATCTGTAACAAAAGTACGTAAGTATAAGGAAATTACCCTCCTTTCGATGCAGTCCAGTAAGTATACTTTGTAATTATATGAATCAACGATCATTCTATGGTAGTAATATAGCTTTTGCAATGAAAGACGTGTTTACTTACTGAGAGAAAACACATATTATATCTCCTTCAGTCAGATCGTAGGGTAGGCCTCCAACAAACACCCAGGCACTGTCTTTATATTGATCGTGCCAAGAGGTCTTGGATTTGTTAGATAGTTCGCGTTCGCTCAACTTTAGCACATTCTTTACATTTCTGAAATATCAAACATTTTAGTTTTCTGTTcactatcaaataaaacaaaatttgttaatgaattaatatttacgtCATAGGATTCATGTTGCAGTTTCATTTAAACTAGCcgttttatacataaataataaagcgTCCTTCAAATTGAAGAagctaagtaatatttataacctaaaaataacaacaaaatacaacaacaaCTTGTGATTTTGTGAAATG
This region of Trichoplusia ni isolate ovarian cell line Hi5 chromosome 14, tn1, whole genome shotgun sequence genomic DNA includes:
- the LOC113500690 gene encoding inositol polyphosphate 1-phosphatase, whose protein sequence is MNILETLINASEKAACVARSCCSGSSNEVLLVAEKFENEANARFERDFKTIADVLAQEAARAEIACHFPELAAHVRGEECSEIGGVKITICDEVEQTADVLRTLVAPAVAKRMAEAAHCSTKHTFCDNLPKDLLQINTSDIGIWIDPIDATAEFIAGVRGEADADHGLPCVTVLIGAYIRSTGEPIVGVINQPFYDNGKGRVLWGLNYKDTKKWGGSNIPKTKQNNIILMSAAEKPEILNKFKNNGWEVKSLPGAGHKLLKVATGEAAAYIVSQGTTFRWDTCAPHSILRAKGGDLITYSSHIPISYNDEISIDTQQYSNKEGIIAYSDEAVLDKIKNVLKG
- the LOC113500693 gene encoding RNA-binding motif protein, X-linked 2-like; translation: MNPMTNVKNVLKLSERELSNKSKTSWHDQYKDSAWVFVGGLPYDLTEGDIICVFSQYGEIVNINLVRDKATGRSRGFSFICYEDQRSTILAVDNLNGIKILGRTIRVDHCEQYNAPNADMSKVDEVTAAIRMEGCAPQLIPRTETVVKEVIKEEEKEEKDKTIAGKIKKKEKKDKKSKKKKKKKSKKSSSDSESSN